In Taeniopygia guttata chromosome Z, bTaeGut7.mat, whole genome shotgun sequence, the sequence TGCACTTTCAGGCAAGCaagttttttccccttttattagTGTGGCTATATGATTTGGAGAGATAGAAAAATGCTAAGGAAATTAACACAGAGCAGTCCCACACTTGAGAGACAAGGAGATCTTTCCAGGTCCTGTTCCTTGCTGCAGGCAAGAGACCTTGGCAGCATGAAGATGTCTCTGACAATACCTTCAGGGCACACTCACAaattctgagcagcactgagagaTGGGACAATCTATCCCCAGTGTCTGAATATGGCAATAGATGTCTGTTTGCAGCTGGCCTGACTTCACACTGCATAGATATTCCACCAGAAGAACACCTGGCCCATGGTTATGGAGAAGTAACTGTGGTTGGACTCACCCGCTGCCAATATATTCCAGTTCAGAATATTTCCCCACCGGGTTTTCCATGTTCACTATTTTCCCTGagggaaacaaaatgcaagatGCTCACTTTAAAGCAAAGACCCCAGCTTCCAGAAGATGCAaaaggcagccccagagcctgaAGCTTTGAACTCTTTGTGGTCGCCTGCGTAACAACAGCAAGCAGGCcgacagctctgcagcacaggtgaCCAGCACACAGACTGATTTTCTACAGCAGTTCCCGTGGGGAAATGTCTCTAAATGTCCCTGGGACACCAATCTCAGGAAAAACATTTGGTACAGCTATGCTGAAACATGCACACAATACACTGTCCCTCAGAGAAGAAATACAGCAGACGTACTCAGTTGCTCCAGGGAGTCATCCTTGATCTCCTGGTGCTGAGCAGCGCTGGAGATGGGCAAACTGCCCCGGCTCCACTTCCCAGGTTGGGGAGCAAAGGCTCCTTTAGataatgctgctgctgcagcaggtttgACAAAGCCCTTGTGGATCTGGAACAAGAAATGAGTTTGTCAGAAAGGTGCCAGGCAGAGATTAGCCTGAAATTCCATTGCAAATGCAAGCCCTTGGTAAGGTTCTGTCAGCCACATGCAGGGCTCttaaatggtttttttctgatgtccACTTCTCAAACTGGATGGGTCAAAACCAAAGGTTAGTTCTACTCAAGTTCATGGCCAGATTCATGTTCcattttcatggattttctgaaggaTCACTGCCACAATGACCATTCTGCTTCCTCTCAAGGATTCCTTTCCCACTCCAAGGGCTTCAGACACATTTGCAGCTCCTTGTTCAAATGTGTCCACTTTTCCTGCACCATCTTCAGGTCATGCTCAACTTGTAGTAACTTTGGTGGGGATGGTTCCTGTACCTCATGCCAGGCCTGGGGCTCTTCATTGCCACTCATTTGCTGGAAGTCTTTGCAGGCTGCCCGGTGAGATGTCAACATTTGCACCTCAAGtcaaacagaagaaagcagtCAGAGACTACGGCTTATCCCTGTCAGTCAAGAGTCATTGActgtgaggaaagggaaagaacagaTTTACAAGGGGTACAGACAGCTTGTTTCAATCCTCCGTCTGGGTCACCATGTTCCCCTGTAAAAACACCTCAAGAAACAAGGAGAGCAGGAACAGGCCAGCAGGAATCAATTTGGATGACTGCTGGCCAAAAGGCCAAAGGACAAGTCCCACTGTCCAGGGCAGCAGTTGAGATTCAGCACACCAGGAAATGTCCTTCAGAGTGTCTGGGGCACACACTACAGCAGGATGGCACTCAGAGGCATCACCTCACTCCCTGAAGCCCTGCACTGGAAAGGCAAGAAGGGCAGAAACCACCCGTTTGGTGACTGCAGTGGCTATCCCTCTTTCACTCACTTGCTCTTGTAGAGCCTGAGGGAGACGATTAAGTTTTTCTCTGatgattttcatttcttcttcctgccTCTTCTCCTTTGCCTTCATCTTAGTGTCAATTTTCTGAAACTCCGTGTCCAGCTGTTCCTTCAAGTTCTGTAAAATACAAGAAAGAGGATCTTTCATGAGTGGAGTGGCTGCCACTCTTTCACTCACCTGGTCTTGTTGATCGCCCCTCTGCTGACGGAGATTCATCTCCTCTTGAATTCTTCTCATGTCTTCCTTGTTCCCCTTCTTCACTTCCATGATGGCACTCTGAGCCCCGGGCAGCTCTGCTTGTGACTCTGCCTTGATGTTCTGTACACACAAATGCAGAGCAAGTGACTGGGAGCTGCCATCAGGCTCAGCTTTTTCCTCTCGCAGCTTCAAAATCCCATTTATTCAGCCACTTCTTTCTGCTTCCCTACCCACCTCTGCTTCCAGTGCAAccctcctgtcccagtgctgactttggcaGATTCCaaggctctgtgctttcagtgCCTCTGGGACTCCTGACCTCCTCAGTCCCAAGAGCTCCATTTTATgccccttttcctgcccttccctctgaaACCTGGCAAGTCAGGCTTACCTGGGCATTCTCCTGTGGCTCTTCcacctgctgcctgagctgctcttcctgctctCGGGCTGGGAACAGCTCTCCCCGAGTCTGCCATGGCATCTCTGACAaagcaggctgctcctgctctttctctggaAGGACCTGCACAGAAAGCAAGAGAAGATGGGTTTCAACTTTCCATACAACATTTGAGGACCAAGACTCAAGGACTGATGGGCTCACACGTTCCCAAagcactgtgctgcagctctcctgggtcATTCTCTGCCCATGAGGAGGCACAGATGCCAAAGTGACCCTGGCACTGCAATCAGGGGCCATCTGGGGCTGAAGCTCAAGCAGCCTCTGAGGCAGCTGACAGGGAAGGTGTGGCATTTCTCAAGGGTCTACTGAGGGcctccctctgcttctgccttGCTCTGTTTGTCTTTCAGTAGTGACTGAcaccccaccctgtcccacagctccatcctggctctgcaggtggCTTCCTCTGTGAGCTCAGCCCTTGTGAGAGACACTTCTGGAGTTCATGTTCTCTTCACCAACTAAAGCATGGAATTCTTCCACCTCTCTGGGACAGGCTGAACATTAAAGCGTTAACAGGGGgcttcaggaagaagaggctggaggaggaaaccatgtctgaggggaaaaaaccaccacatctggaggaggaaacagctctgcctgctcagaatCGGTCATCGGAACATGTCTTTAATCCTCTCCTGAAAGGGATGCTTTATGAGAACTTTGCACCTCCAACTGCTTTGGACCAAAGCCAAGAAGATTCAATTATGCAAATGTtacatagatagatagatagatagatagatagatagatagatagatagagaaACAGACAGACAGATCTCACTGTTATAATCTCTCTTTACTATCATTTTTGTTCCTACATACATCAACACTTGGTAGCCATTGCCCCAGTCAGCAGCAATCCCGAGATTGCTCTCCTGTTCCTTCAATAAACCACACTCTCAGGGAATCTGGAGCATTTAGGTCCTTATGGAATACAAGAAGATCCAGAGCATTGCACTAGGAACTGCACTCTTGCAGCATCTGTGCTTGGCCAAGTGCTTCTCTTGGACTCGACCACAGTGACACTGCTAAAGGGGCTGCAATCAGGAATAAAGGCTAGGCCCTCCCAGCTTCTCTGATCTTTGAGGACCAGCTGGAATGCAAGAGCACTGATTTCCTGCTCAATTCCCAAACACCACACCTCCTGATTTCCTGGGTTGCAAAAAGACACAGGGACTGTTAATATGAAAGTGAAGAGCAAGGCCCTGTTGACTGGCCTGGCACCACAACAGCTCCCTGCCCCAAACAATGTGTTCTCATGCAAAAATACTGCATCCTCCAGAAAGGCCCccttacaaaagaaaatgcaagcaGAATCTTTACAAGCGCAGAAAAAGGGTAGGAAAGATGGAGGAAAATCCATCTGCATTGCTAAAAACCAAGAAATTGAACAGGAATTCCCCTCCTAATAAAGGAACAAAAACAAGACAGAAGAGCCACAGATGCCAGTGGCAAAAGCACTAGGATAACGTGAGGAGATATTTGCCGATGAAACGGCCCATGTGGCAAGATCTCAGCATCCTCAGCCAGCAACAGCAAGGGCTGGCTcatcagaaacttgcagctctgtcttgcactaaagacagcaccacccacaacgGGCACTTACTGGCTCCAAAGattcaggctgtgctgtgaccactgatggagcctcgagGTCATACTGCTCAACTTGCTCTcgtttggcttcttcaccaagAGGAGacggagccagggcagacactgctgttgtctctatcatctgtggcaagagagaagcatgagggacaggctgttgcctatcatttaaaactgcatttcttctcacatctaccaccatatcttgcaaggaaaattgagaaactttgattacaatgggattctaaaGTGCTCTCATGTCttaaaattggctactacaactgtaatgcaacttgctctgatttaaatatcccaacctgtcgactatcaggtgacaatgatcgatttgtgtaagtgaccttgtaattcttgaaagctaagaaatgcaacagtgaaacttgctgctctgccttgcactaaagacagcaccacccacaactggcacttactggctcaggagattcaggctcaggcgtgaccactgatggagcctcgaggtcatactcctcagtttgctcctctttggcttcttcacaaggagcagagggagccaaggcagacactgttgttgcctctgtcatctgtggcaagagagaagcatgagggacaggctgttacctctcatttataaccttctatcttctcccatctaccaccatatcttccaaggaaaattgagagacttggattacaatgggattctaagGCACTCTCATGGTATTGAAATTGGCCAATCCACCCAtaatgcaaattgctctgaattaaatattccacCCTGCCTACTATCAGGTAGcaatgatctatttgtgtaagtgaccttgtaattcttgaaagctctgaaatgcaacagtgaaacttgcagctctgccttgcactaaagacagccCCACCCACAATGGGCACTTACTGcctcaggagattcaggctctggtgtgacCCCTGATTGAGCCTcaaggtcatactcctcaatttgctcctctttggcttgttcaccaggaggagagggagccagggcagacactgctggtgtctctgtcatctgtggcaagagagaagcatgaaggacaagccgttacctatcatttataatctcgtttctcctcggatccacaaccacctcttaaaaggaaaaattatccactttgttagcaatgtgattctaagtcactctgaccagattaaaatgggctaactcaacagaactctatttgatgcactctatgtatttgacagtccttcctggctgccatcagcaagcaactgtgccttggcacaaaggagcttttggctctttaaagccctgaaatgcaaaagtaggaaatagccagcaaggcctttgctgttgctgcggcagacatggaaaactcaaactggatcagaatcccaaccagtgcaaggaaagggcaggaaacgTTGTGaagaagcatctgtgcttgttggaaaatgagaaaatcaacagggctttacctcctaacaaaccaagtcaaaccaagtcaaaccaagtcaaaagtgtcccctcctcaggtggctaCAGCacttggaggcagtgagggcatgtttggcaggggaacagccatggtgATGAGCACTGTCACAtatggatctatggaagtgtgcctgaaggtccCTCACGGGCCTCCcattgtccaggctgaaacaccctgagcacctcctccttggccttgggctccacacccttccccagctcccgtgtccttctctgcacacgcccagcgcctcaaggacttcctgcttcagaggggcccacatgtagacacatcagtgtggagttgtgctcgccctgtatatcccctcataatggtttgtccctccatatcccctctttgtatccgtttgcttcatcccagctttcccatcagcacctgtatgtccatcaaaccccaaaatccctgactcatccccctgtctcctcccaggtgatgtgtccatcacctcgtgacccttcccctttgtccagagccttctcccagggtcaccaggtaactggaccctggcttggggctcctcccccaccccctcctcagtggtcactctgaggccttgcccccagagagccactcccaagtccttcctctgttggctgctcgggtttccccatccccctatatctggctcctctgggcagggacaccctctcttgctctggatgtccttcgggtttggatgtggcctgggatctctccaggccctcattaaatttcggaactaatcctgaggaggagcgcctctttctcttgcttgttggaccagcttgtctttgaactcacgagggagcttctcaaagccccccaggatccaaggagaagttccctccctctgcccgactcgcCCCATTGCCCAGCTGGAtggggtgcactggggactgatcacccgtggatttgagggtgacacgcagcacagaaattccagctatggttgcagtgctgcccagcccagggggacagtcactgccctgctcctgctgccccattgctgctgacacaggccaggatgcccttggccttcttggccacctggtcAGGTCCTGGCccactttcagctgcttttgaccggcacccctgggtccttttggcccacacagcgtcccggccacaaagttgcccattggactaaaaatacagcatccaccatttcaaaatgtccttcctcttctgagcaacacaagactgcagtcatggacttgcagcttcacctccccccggccccgcctccaggctgcaatgcacttttcaaagctgcagactacaccaaaaaatgcatccacagaaccttgctttttgcctcacaagagggcttcacaattataaacttagtttctttggccaggtcttgtcccccacagattcatggacaatacactcgtctacttgcagcttatcaaaagtcacaagacagctgagccgcacactttgtagaactgaataaatactcaAGAAACTGCAGACCCATTTCACCAGCCAAACACGTATTTCCccaaagggaaagcaaacaaaccaagccctgagacctccagcactacCTTGTGCTCCCTTGGCCATGGGcctgcagaagcccaagagacagagcttcactgagttGAGCAGCCAGACCCTCATcctgaggcaacaggctttggtgccgaaacatgacaggtccaaggccaatttctagctggaggtcactgcctgcaggaaatcgctgggtcctggcaggactccagcactcagcatcctcggccagcaacagcaagacCTGACTGGTCAGAAActtcagctctgccttgcactaaacacagcaccacccacaacaggcacttactggctcagaagattcaggctcaggtgtgaccactgatggagcctcgcGGTCATACTtctcaattttttcctcttcggcttcaccaggaggagagggagccagggcagacactgttgtttcctctgtcatctgtggcaagagagaagcatgagggacaggctgttgcCTATCATTTATAACTTCCTatattctcacatctaccaccatttcttccaaggaaaattgggAAACTCCAATTGCAATGGGATTCCAATGCGCTCTCATGGTATTAAAATTTGTTAATCCACCTgtactgcaaattgctctgaaataaatattccagcCTCCCTTCTATCAGGTAGCAATGATCTCTTTGTAACTGACTTTTTGAattttgaaagctctgaaacgcaaaagcgaaacttgcagctctgccttgcactaacgacagcaccacccacaagtggcacttactggctcagaagattcaggctctgctgTGACCCCTGATGGAGCCTCACGGTCATACTGCTCAATTTGGTCCTCTTTGTATTCTTCTctaggagcagaggtggctggggcagacagtgacgctggttttgtgctctggggcaagagagaaacatgagggacaagccgttacctccttccttctcacatctaccaccatatcatCCAAggagaaagcataaaaattcaGAGTAAAAGGATTCTAAGCAACACAGATCAAATGAAAACGGGCCAATTCAACAGAACTGTATATGGATATGAAGCTGATATTCTTCCCTGGTTGCCATCAGCAAGCAATGTTGTATCtgtgtcgctataggacacaagaaagcacaacgcgagctaACTGCTACTTTgcaaggcaaaagagaaagtttattttctgactctaacttttatacttctccaaaggtgacagtggattggagagtgaatgggccacctctccaaagataTTGcacaaagcactagtacatcaagtttctccacccccatggaggaatgcaaaacaacacgttatttacagaaactgtgtgggaaagtttcccaatagaatgtaaactcagaaggctttagaaaactcaagaatcaggaCGACATATCTGCAAGACAGAGCTTTTAGCTTGTGAGAGCTCGGAAATGGAAAAGTAAGAAAGAGACATCTATGCCTTTGCtattgctgctgcagacatgGAAACCTACAACTGGATCAGAATCTCatccagtgctggaaaagagcaggaaacatTGTGaagaagcatctgtgcttgttggaaaatgagaaaatcaacagggcttttcctctactaaaccagcaaaacaaaaatgcaacaaaCAATAGGCAGGGAGTCTCTCCGACACCAGCGTCGAAAGCACTGGGATGCAGTGAGGGTATGTTTGGCAGGGAATTGGCACTTGTGGTGAGCAGTGTCATGTACggatctatggaagtgtgcctgaagaTCTCTCAACAGCCTCCcattgtccaggctgaaacaccctgagaacctcctccttggccttgcgctccacacccttccccagctcccgtgtccttctctgcacatgctccagcccctcaaggactttctgcttcagaggggcccacaagtGTTTACGAATATAAAAGGGTAAAAACCTTTCTAAAGTGTAAGAAGTCTTTAGAATGTAGACATACTTTTGAGAAATGttgggaaattttaaaataataagcaCAATCAGGATCATAAAATCAGGATCTAAATCATTaacaaaaatttgaaaatttataAAGCTGAGACCAAGAGTTGCAATAGTAACAAACTACTAAGGAACCAAGCTGAGACTTCTTTGAGCAGAAAGCCCAGAACTGTGTCTAGAAACCAAGATAGATTTCTCTCAGAGCTCAGTTGCTGCAACAATAATCTGCCTAGTTCAGAACATGATGTAGCAACGTCTGATTAGAAAAAGATAGGGCAatatcttttggaaaaaaaagagattttaagtttttaaatgaagaaattttagcCATGCCAGTCTCTTATGGGAGGGATAATAGTAGGCCTATGTATTAATCACTCTCACATTATAACATCGAAGAGTGA encodes:
- the LOC140681885 gene encoding uncharacterized protein isoform X3, which gives rise to MTEETTVSALAPSPPGEAEEEKIEKYDREAPSVVTPEPESSEPMTETPAVSALAPSPPGEQAKEEQIEEYDLEAQSGVTPEPESPEAMTEATTVSALAPSAPCEEAKEEQTEEYDLEAPSVVTPEPESPEPMIETTAVSALAPSPLGEEAKREQVEQYDLEAPSVVTAQPESLEPVLPEKEQEQPALSEMPWQTRGELFPAREQEEQLRQQVEEPQENAQNIKAESQAELPGAQSAIMEVKKGNKEDMRRIQEEMNLRQQRGDQQDQVSERVAATPLMKDPLSCILQNLKEQLDTEFQKIDTKMKAKEKRQEEEMKIIREKLNRLPQALQEQVQMLTSHRAACKDFQQMSGNEEPQAWHEVQEPSPPKLLQVEHDLKMVQEKWTHLNKELQMCLKPLEWERNP
- the LOC140681885 gene encoding uncharacterized protein isoform X1 produces the protein MPCSQVCPALAGERACSAVPCPAGALWHRAAAAPAPLNPLFPYLLLGHRSLWKSAPPVVFPARSSFCWWAGHLKHVISSAGPKSTKPASLSAPATSAPREEYKEDQIEQYDREAPSGVTAEPESSEPMTEETTVSALAPSPPGEAEEEKIEKYDREAPSVVTPEPESSEPMTETPAVSALAPSPPGEQAKEEQIEEYDLEAQSGVTPEPESPEAMTEATTVSALAPSAPCEEAKEEQTEEYDLEAPSVVTPEPESPEPMIETTAVSALAPSPLGEEAKREQVEQYDLEAPSVVTAQPESLEPVLPEKEQEQPALSEMPWQTRGELFPAREQEEQLRQQVEEPQENAQNIKAESQAELPGAQSAIMEVKKGNKEDMRRIQEEMNLRQQRGDQQDQVSERVAATPLMKDPLSCILQNLKEQLDTEFQKIDTKMKAKEKRQEEEMKIIREKLNRLPQALQEQVQMLTSHRAACKDFQQMSGNEEPQAWHEVQEPSPPKLLQVEHDLKMVQEKWTHLNKELQMCLKPLEWERNP
- the LOC140681885 gene encoding uncharacterized protein isoform X2; translation: MIEKVAAVAIGVYGVCYSSYYLTNLARHLKHVISSAGPKSTKPASLSAPATSAPREEYKEDQIEQYDREAPSGVTAEPESSEPMTEETTVSALAPSPPGEAEEEKIEKYDREAPSVVTPEPESSEPMTETPAVSALAPSPPGEQAKEEQIEEYDLEAQSGVTPEPESPEAMTEATTVSALAPSAPCEEAKEEQTEEYDLEAPSVVTPEPESPEPMIETTAVSALAPSPLGEEAKREQVEQYDLEAPSVVTAQPESLEPVLPEKEQEQPALSEMPWQTRGELFPAREQEEQLRQQVEEPQENAQNIKAESQAELPGAQSAIMEVKKGNKEDMRRIQEEMNLRQQRGDQQDQVSERVAATPLMKDPLSCILQNLKEQLDTEFQKIDTKMKAKEKRQEEEMKIIREKLNRLPQALQEQVQMLTSHRAACKDFQQMSGNEEPQAWHEVQEPSPPKLLQVEHDLKMVQEKWTHLNKELQMCLKPLEWERNP